In Elusimicrobiota bacterium, the genomic stretch TGCATCCCCTGCGCGTGGAGCCCGTGGCCTGGGCTGCGGCGCGGCGCGACCTCATGTGCGGTTTCTTCTTCCTCTGCGCATTGCTCTGCCACCTCAAGGGGCGCGAGGAGCCGGCCCGAGAGAGGTTCTGGCGCGGCGCCACCGTGGCCTGCTACTGCCTCTGCCTCCTGTCCAAAGCCATGGGCATCGGCCTGCCCTTGGTCCTGGCCGTCCTGGATTCGACGATTCTTAGGCGGCGCGTGCGCTGGTCGGACCTGCTCCCTTACGCGGTCCCGGCCGCGCTGGCCGCTGCCCTGGCCTGGTACGGCCAGGCTGTGACCGGCGCGCTGGCCGCGGGCGCGGGCTTCGGGTGGCAACGGCGTCTCGCCCAGGCCTGCTACGGGCACGCCTTCTACTTGGTCCGGACCCTCTGGCCTTCGGGGCTGGCGCCCATGTACGGAACGGCCCTGAACATCGACCCGCTCGCCCCGAGGTTCTTGGCGAGCGCGGCTCTGGACTTGGCTGTGGCCGGCTCGGCCTTCGCCCTGCGCCGGCGCTGGCCGGCCCTGTGGGCGGCCTGGCTCTGCTACCTCTTGCTCCTGGCCCCGGTGCTGGGCGCGGTCAAGTTCGGCCTGCAGCTCGTGGCCGACCGCTACTCCTACCTGCCCTGCCTGTCTGTGAGCCTCCTGGCCGCGGCCGGGCTCCTGGAACTGGCTCGCCGCAGACCGGGCCAAGGGCGTCCGCTGATCCTCTGCGGCACGGCCTTGGTCTCTTTGCTCTGGGGCCTGTGCGCCCAGCAGCTCTACTATTGGCGGGACTCGGAGACCCTCTACTTCCGCATACTCGACGTCGACCCCGGCCAAGCCATGGCCCGCAACAACCTGGGCTTGGTCTACGCAGGCCAGGGCCGCGGAGCGGATGCCGTGGAGCAGTTCCACTTGGCGCTCAAGCTGAGGCCGCGCTTCGCCGCCGCGCACAACAACCTGGGCTCCGCCATGCTCAAGCTGGGGCGCCTGCAGGAGGCCGAGGCCGAGTTCCGCGCGGCCATGGCCAGCGACCCGGGCCTGGCGGAGAGCTACAACAACATCGGCCTGCTCCTGGCTCATCGCAAGCGCTACGACGAGGCCCTGGCCATGTTCGACACCGCGCTGAGCCTCAACCCGGATTCCGGCCTGACCGCGCAGAACCGCGCGCTCTGCCTGCGCCAGAAGCAGGCCATGGCCCGCTGAGCTTCCCATGTCCGGTTTTCGCCTTCATTCCCCTTTCAAGCCCGCCGGAGACCAGCCCGCGGCCATCGCGGAACTGACGCGCCGTCTGCGCGAAGGCGCCCAGCACCAAGTGCTCCTAGGGGTGACCGGCTCAGGCAAGACCTTCACCGCCGCGCATGTGCTCGCCCAGCTGCAGCGCCCGGCCTTGGTGATCTCGCCCAACAAGGTCCTGGCCGCCCAGCTCTACGCGGAGTTCAAGGCGCTCTTCCCGGACAACGCGGTCGAGTTCTTCATCTCCTACTACGACTACTACCAGCCCGAGGCCTACGTCCCCTCCACGGACACTTACATCGAGAAGGACTCCGCCATCAACGACCGCATCGACCGCCTGCGCCTCAAATGCACCAGCTCGCTGCTCTCGCGCCGCGACGTGATCGTGGTGGCCTCAGTCTCCTGCATCTATAACATCGGCGCTCCCGAGAACTACCGCAACGCCTCCATCCCCCTGCAGGTCGGCTATCAGACCACGCGCGGCAAGCTAGCCGAGGACCTGGTCAAGATCCATTACGAGCGCAACGAGACCGAGTTCGTCCGCGGGCGATTCCGCATGAAGGGCGCCGTGGTGGATATCTTCCCAGCCTACATGGAGACGGCCCTGCGCGTGGAGCTGGGAGACCAGGGCGTAGCCGCCCTCACCGAGTTCGACCCGCTGACCGGAGACAAGCTGAAGTCCTTGCAGAGGGAGTGGGTCTACCCGGCCAAGCACTTCATCACGCCCGGCGAGCAGCTGGAGACGGCGCTGGCCTCCATAGAGGCCGAGCTCAAGGACCGGCTGGCGGTCTTCAAGGGCCAGGGCAAGCTGCTGGAGGCCCAGCGCCTGGAGCAGCGCACGCGCTACGACATGGAGATGCTCCAGCAGATGGGCTTCTGCCACGGCATCGAGAACTACTCCCGGCATCTCTCGGGCCGGCCGGCCGGGGAGCGGCCCTTCTGCCTGCTCGATTTCTTCCCCACGGACCACCTGTTCATCGTAGACGAGTCGCACGTGTCCATCCCGCAGATCAACGGGATGTACGAGGGGGACCGCTCGCGCAAGCAGACCTTGGTGGACTTCGGCTTCCGCCTGCCCTCGGCCTTGGACAACCGGCCTCTGAAGTTCTCGGAGTTCGAGGCCCTGGCCGGACAGCGGGTCTACGTCTCGGCCACGCCCGGGCCTTACGAGCTCAAGAAGACCAAGGGCGAAGTGGTGGAGCAGGTCATCCGTCCCACGGGCCTGGTGGACCCGGAAGTCATCGTGGTCCCGAGCGAGGGCCAGATCGACGACCTCATCGCGCGCATCAAAGGCCGGGTGGAGCGCAAGGAGCGGACCTTGGTCACGACGCTGACCAAGCGCACGGCCGAGGACCTGGCGCGTTTCCTCAGCGAGAAGGGCCTGCGCGTGCGCTACCTGCACAGCGACATCGACTCCCTGGAGCGCATCGAGATCCTGCGCGACCTGCGCGCGGGGAAGTTCGACGTGCTGGTGGGCATCAACCTGCTGCGCGAGGGCCTGGACCTGCCGGAAGTGTCTTTGGTGGCGATCCTGGGAGCGGACCACGAGGGCTTCCTGCGCTCGGAGACGACTTTGATCCAGATCTCGGGCCGGGCCGCGCGCAACGTGGGCAGTTCGGTGATCCTCTACGCGGACCAGCGCACCGGCTCCATGAAGCGGGCCATCGCGGAGATGGACCGGCGGCGCGCCCGGCAGCTGGAGCACAACGCCAAGCACCACATCACCCCGCGCACCATCGTCAAAGCGGTCTCGGACCTCGAGGAGTTCCAGACCACGGCCAAGCGGCAAGGGCTGGATCTGCTGCGCCGCACCGAGCGGCCGCTGTCGGCCAAGGAGATCCCGGACCTGGCGGCCGAGATCGAGTCGCGCATGCGCGAGGCGGCGGAGAACCTGGACTTCGAGTTGGCGACCATCCTGCGCGACGAGTGGCTGGAGCTGAGGGAGATGGCGGCCATGGGTCCCAAGCCGGCCATCAAAGGCGCCGTGCAGAAGCGGCGCTTCCGCTAGTCAGGAGTGGCGCGCTCGCTATCGCCGAAGAGGCTGCGCCGCCGCAGTGGTGAACGGCCGGTCCTTGGTGAGCGGCAGGCGCCCGGTCAGGGCCGCGGCCGCGGTCAGCAGCGTGGGCAGGCAGGTGATGACGGCCAGCGCTTGCACATGCTCCTCGTCCATGGGCAGCCCGCAGAAGATCACGATGATGCTGACCAGGGCGTATGCGAAGAGGGCGTAACAGACGGCGGCAACGCCCTTGCGGATGAGGTTGGCGGTCTGGATCTGGGAGCCGATGAGGGAATGGTAGGCGAAGGCGGCGCGCGTCGCCTGGACGGCGCAGACCGCCACCAACAAAGAGGGCGTCAGAGCGGCCATGTTCCGCATGCCGGCTTCGGGCGAGGTCATCATGACGATGAAGAAGGAGCCTGATGCTTCCCAGAACAGGGCTATGGCTGCGGCGCGGCTGCGGTAGCGTCCCAGGCCGTAGCCGAGGAAGATGTGGGCCATCCCGCTGAAGAGCCCTGGGAATCCAAGGCAGCCAAGGATGAATTCCAGGGCGCCGATGAAGTAGCAGATGCCGGATGTGAGAGTCAGGATGGTTGCGGCCTGCTCGACTGAGCGGGGCGATGAGAAGTAGTCCTCCCAGGAACTTTCCTTCATGCAGGGATTATAGAGAGGTATCCACGATATTGCAATGGCCGGCGGGGTATGGGTACAATACCGCGGCTGTCAGGCAGCTGCCAGGAGGGTCCAATAATGAAGAACTTCATCTGCGCCTCGGTCGCGCTGCTGTTGCAGGTTCCGGCCTCGGCGGCCGGCGCTGCCGGCTCGGCCAAGGCGGCGCGTCCGGCGTCGGATGCCGCCATTCTGCAGGAGGCTCGCAAGAATGTGGTGGCGGCCTTCGCCCGCATCGACTCCGCGCTCTCGCAGGCGGTGCCCAAGGTCTCCTCCGATCCCGCCGGGACGCTGGAAGGACTCTGCAAGACCCTCTCCGTCGCCAGCTGCGCGGTCATAGACAAGCAGGGGAAGATCACCGCGATGGCCCCGAAGGAGAACGAGCGCTTCGTGGGGATGGACATCTCGAAACAGGACCATGCGGCCAAGCTGCTCAAACACCACCAGCCGGTCATGGGGGACGTCTTCACCGCGCTTGAGGGTTATTCGGGCGTGGGCATCTACCACCCCCTCTTCTCGGACAAAGGGCAGTTCTCCGGCGGCGTCGGAGTGCTGGTCAAGCCGGAAGAGCTGCTGGCAGGCGCGCTGACCCCGCTGGAGGGGAAGGACGGGCCGCAGTTCTCGGTGATCGATACCTACGGGAGGCTGCTCTATGACTCCGACAAGTCGCAAGTCGGCAAGATGCTTTTCAGCGATCCCCTCTACAGCCCGCATGAGGATCTGCTGGCGTTGGGCAGGCGCATCGTCGCCCGCACCAAGGGCAAAGGCGAGTACAAGTTCTTCAGAAATGGCAGCAAGGAACTGGTGACCAAGTCAGCGCTCTGGGACACCGCAGGTCTTCATGGAGCGCGCTGGCGGCTGGTGCTGGTGCAGCCGAAATAGCCTGTAAGCCGATCCACGGCCAAGCGTCCGGTCGTTTTGCTACCATCTCGGGCGTCACGCAGGAGGACCATGTCCGATAACACCTTCATGCAGGTCACGCCCGAAGGGGCCCTGCGCCGCTGCTCCGGAGCCGCGGAGGCCCTGGCCGCACCGGGCGGCGGCTACGTCTGGCTCGACTACATCGACCCGTCGCGCGCCGACCTGGAGGCGCTGGTCTCCCCTCTGGGCATCCATCCCCTCTCGGTCGAGGACTGCCTGGACGAGCAGCAGATCCCCAAGATCGAGGACTTCCCCGGCAGCTCATTCCTGCTCCTCAACACCTTCACTTTGGAGGAACGGCAGGCCCGCATCGACGAGGTGGATTTTATCATCGGGCCCCGCTTTTTGGTCAGCGTGAGCGGGCACACGGGCCACAGCCCGCGCTTCACGGAGGCCCTGGAGAGATCGCTGCGCCTGGACTCGGGCAGCATCCGCCAGGGACCGGACTTCCTCCTACACGTGCTGCTCGACTTCGTGGTGGACGGCAAGGCCAAGGCCATCGACGCCGTGCAGTCCGAGATCGAGTCAGCGGAGGAGACGATCCTCAAGAACCTCTCCGGGTTCAGCCTCGCCGGACTGGCGCGCCAGCGCCGACAGCTCCTGGCCCTGCGCAAGAGCCTGTTCCACGAGCGGGAGGTCCTGGTCAAGATCTGCCGGCGCGACTCCCCGTTCATCAGCGAGAAGTCCATCTACCACTTCCGGGACGTCTACGACCACCTGACCAAGTTCTACGAAGAGGTGGAGGTCGGCCGGGAAATGATCATGAGCCTGATGGAGACCTATCTCTCCATGGTCAACAACCGCATGTCCGCGGTCGCCAACCGGACCAACGCCACGGTGCGCCGCCTCACCTTGATCACCACCATCTTCATGCCGCTGAGCCTTCTGGCGGGGATCGGGGGCATGTCGGAATGGAGCATGATGACCGGGCCCGAGAACTGGCGGCGCTCCTACCCTTTGCTGCTGGCCTTCATGGCGGCCGCGGGCGTGGCCACCTACTTCGTCCTGCTCTGGATGGAAGCCAAGAACCGCCGCTCCGACAAGCCCTGAGCCGATCCCGCTAGCGGGGGTCGGGCAGCTCGCGGACCTGGCAATTGGGAGCGCTCAGCTTGGCCGGGTCGGTGTCCCTGGCGAAGTCGAGCATGTGCTGGTTGAGCGTCTGGATGGAGTCGACGCCGTAGTCGGCCGGGTCAAGGCCCTTGAACATGACGCAGTAGCTGGTCTGGGGGCCGACCTCCATGGGGATCAAGGGGTTGGCCGGATCGTAATCGGGGATGTAGCGCGCCGATCCGGGGTCGACCAGGACCCAGCGGCCCTCGATCTTGGCCTCCACGAAGACGTGCCCCTCAAAACCTTTGACCTGCTGGCCCTTGCGCTGTGCCTCGGCCGCGGCCGCCATCCACTGCACGCCCGCGGTGTCGACCATGTTCGCCTGGTAGCCTGCCGAACGCAGGAGCGCCGCCAGCATCAGACCCCAGTCGTGGCAGCCCGTGAGCACGCGCGATTCGAGCAGTTCCTGGACCGTGCTCTTGCCCACGGTGGCTCCCCCGGCCGGCCGGGTCTGGAATGCCTGCCCGAGCCACCGGCAGAGCCGCGCCACGTCCTTGAGGCCGTCCTTTCCGGTCACGCCGGCTTCCGCCGCCGGCTGCCGGCCGACTTCGGATTGTCTGCCCTGAGGTTGGGTGGCAGTCTGCGTCCGGGATGTCGCCTGAGCCGCCGCCTGCTTGCCGAAGGACTTGGCGCCGTTGACGATCTGCGCGGCATCCTGGGAGCGCTGCCATTCGGAATCGTTGGGGGCGTCGCGCAACGCCTGTTGTTCGGCCGGCGATAGGCGCGGGCCGTTCTGACGCCGGCTCAGGACTTGCGCGCCCGCGGCGACGAGGACGGCGACAACGAGGACACCAGTGAGCTTCTTCAAGGGGCAACCTTCGCGCAACGGCTGGAAGGCCGGTACTAAGGAGTATAGCCCCGGCTCGCAGTCCTGTCAACGACCGGATGCGTCATTTCTTCTTCGCCAGGACCTTGATCTCGGCCGTGAAGGTCTCGGCCGGCTTCTGTTTCTCCCAGGGTCGCCGGTACACCAAGACCGCCTTGGTCTTCCCGGCCTTGACCCCTTTGATGCCCAAAACGCAGGTCCCCCCGACGCCCACCATCCCAGGCGCGGCCGGACTCTGCTGAAACTCCATCGGCCCGGTCGGGGCCGCGACCTTGCGGTTGATGCTCTTAAGCTCCCAATTGTAGCCCGTGGTCGGATTGCAGGCCAGCCGGATCGAGTAGACCTCCCCCACCATGAGCTCAGCTTTGTCCGGACGAGAGACCCCTCCCACCTTGCTCACCGCCTGTTCGGTCTGCCCGGCTTTGGGTCGGTCGCCGGCCCAGGCCGTCGCGGCCAGAGCCGTGGCCAACGCCACGAAGATCGCGCGCATCATGTTCGCCTCCTGATATTACGCCGCCGACACCCCAAGGGCCCAGCCCCCTTTGGGCCCATTGCTAAGACCTCCATGCGCCTTACGGACCTTCCGAATCAGGGACCATTCGATTAAACTCAATATGCGTGCCCACCGCCAATAGGAAAATACGCTCTCTTCGCGCCCTCTCGATTTCCGTCCTCTTGTGCCAGGCTCTTCCTGCGTTCGGCGCCGTGACGATCTCACTGGCGGTCCCGTCCGTCCAGGATGCCGCAGAAGCCGAGACCCGCATCACGGGGCTACTGAGCTCGCCCGAGAGGAAGACCGAACCTGGACTCGTACGTTATGAGGCCGCAAGCTGGTCCGCGCGCCTTGACCTCGGGAGCCGCGGCCGCACGCTCGCCGAGCTGAAGGCTCAATGGGGCGAGGCCCTGCAAATCCAGGAAAGCGCTCAGGCCGGCAGTCCCTCATATGGCGAGCCGACGTCATCCCGGCTGCCTGCGCGCTTCGGCCAATCCGCGTTGGCCCTCATCCCGGCTGCTCTGCTCGCCGGGCAGCAAGGGCAAGCCTACGACAACCGGCCTGCCGCAGGTTTGGTCCTGGTCAGGGGCGAGGTCAGCGCTGGGGTCCCCGTCCCACTCGTGGGCGCCCCGGCCATCGATAAGGAGCAGCGGGAGAAGGAGTTCGAAGACGTGGTCGTAGACCTTGTCGATGAGCTCTCAGCCAGAGACCCCGTCCTTTTCAACAAGATCCGCGCCGAAGAAGCCCGGATCCGTTCTCTGCCCTCGCGTGAGGCGCGAGTCGCCGCGGTCAACGAAGACTATCCTCTCCTGGAGCGGAGTCTCGACAAGTCCGCCGCGGAGGGCAAGCTCAGTCCCGCAGGCGCGGAGAAGTGGGCCGTGTTCCGCGCCCAAGCGAAGGAAGCCCTCGCCGACGGCACGCTCTTCGAAAAGGCCCTGTTCGCCGGCCGGGCCTTCGACGAGAGGGTCCAGCGCCTGCTGGACCAGGGCAAGACGGTGCTCGACCCGGACCGGAAGCTGCCCGAGAAGAGAGACGAGTACATGCGCCTCTCGCAGAGTATCCATGACCAGCTCGCCGTCCCGCGCAATTCAACGACCCTGACGACGCGCCAGATCGATGAGGTCTTCGGCATCGTCGGCAGGGAATTCGGCATCCGCCCCGATTTCCTCAAATATATGGCGAAGACCGAATCGGGTCTCAAGCAGACGGTCCCTTCGAACCCTGCGGCGGCGGGGATCATGCAGATCGAGAACGTCCACAAGGAGGCCTATTCGGGCAAGCGGAACGTCGCCAACGACACCATCACGAACATCGTCTATGGAGGGCTGCTCCGGGCGCAGACGGACAGGGAGATCGCGAGGCGCTTCTCGGAGGCCGGCCTGGCGCCGCCGAGCAACCCGAGGGTCGTCGAATTCATGGGCGATCTCGCCTACAACCGGGGCCCCGGGCTGCTCAAGTACATCGCGCAGTACGCGGCGCAGCAGAAGATCGATGTGAACAAGTTCGCCGAGTACGTCGCCGGCCCCGGAGGCTCCTACAAGATCATCGACGGGGGCAAGAGCATCACGGTCATCCCGGGTCCAGGGACGAACATCGACAAGACGGGGAAGAACTCCGTGCTGGCGCTGGCCTCAGAAGCCGTCGGCCGGGTCCAATTCAGCAAGAAGCTGGCCGAAGGCCTCGGCGACCGGAACGGCGACGGGCGGGTCGATCATCTCGATGTCTGGCTGACCCGCGGGATCAAATACCTCAGCGACCCCAAGCTGCAGGCTTAGGCCTTCTATCTCACGCGCTCCAGAGGCGCCGGGAAGCCGGCCAGGTGCGCCTTGCCGGAGATGAAGACGGCCATGCGCCGGTACTCGCGGCGCTTGCCCTGCTCGGTCTCGTAGTCGTGCCAGCGGCCGGCGAGCTCCGCGCTCGGGATGTAGCCGTAGCCCAGATGCGTCGAAGGGTCCATCAAGTAGAGGAAATCCCGGTCCATGCCCACCAGGACGACGTAATGGCCGTCCTCCCAGTTGTCGCTCCAATCGTCGGGGGTCGGGTCGTTCTCCGGCCAGGCCTCGATGTCCAGGATCACGGTCTCGCGGCGCTTGAGAGCCTCGGTCAAGTCATCCCAGGACAATCCCTCGCGCATCTCGGCCTTCAGCCCGAAATGCCGGGCTCCCGCGACGAGCCTCGCCGGATGGGTCCCTTCCTCGGGGGTGGTGGCCAGAAGAGGATAAAGGGAGGTCTCGCTGCCGTCATAAGCCCTCCAGTAGCGCAGGACGCCGAGCAGGGCAGCCGCCCCGCAGGAGTAGTTCGTGGCCTGCGCCGTAAGAGGCACTTGCAGGTAATCGGCGGGCAGACGCGGCTGGTAAGCACCCCCGGCCCAGGCCGGGGCAACGGACAGGAGCGCCAGAGCCAGATAAGGGATCATCAGAAGGCCTGCGCCGGGACCAGACCGGCCGCGGGCAGCGGGCCGGCAGCGACCAGCCGTTTCCTTCTTGGATCGACCGTCAGGTTCAAGCCTTCGAGGCTCCGGGCCCCGAGGAGCTGCAGGTCGCCGGGCCGGGCGAAGACGACCTCGTCGACGGTGAAGCGCTCGCCCACGTGAATGATGGCGAATCCGATGTCGCGGCTCACGGTGCGGCCGTTGGCAAGGACGAAACGGACATCTTTCTTCTCCGGGGCCACGCCGATCCCCCTAAGGACGCCTTCGGGTATCCAAGTATGCTCGCTGCCCGTGTCGACGAGCATCCGGCGCACTTCGGCGCTGTGCTCCCGGTACACATGGTCGGCCACCACGCAATCCACAAGGAAGGTCCCCATCTTCTTCCGCATGCCTCCATTATAGCGTCATAGCCCCCGGAGCGCCAGAGGCTTCCACTATATATACGATTTGACCCCCGCATTAGTTCCATCCGATTTTTTCCTGCGGACAGACGCCGGAGGCGGCGCGAAGGAGGCGAGTCCTAATAGCCCTTGGGCATGACCGGGCGCCAGCGGCCCCGGACCTTCCTGAGCTCCTTGAGGTTGCTCCGGATCCAGTCCGCCACGAGCTGGATCTGGTAGCAACCCGGCGCGGTCTCGATGAACACGTCCTCGATGCCCGAGTTGATGATCATGCGTTTGCAGATGCGGCAGGGCTCCGCGCCCTCGATCACATCGCCCGTGTCGGGAGACACCCCCACCAGGTACAGCGTCGCGCCGATCATGTCGAAGCGCGCCGCGTGGATGATGGCGTTCTGCTCCGCGTGCACGGCCCTGCACCACTCGTAGTGCTCGCCCTTGGGTACGCCCAGCTTGACGCGCACGCAGGACCCGACCTCGGTGCAGTTGGCGGTCCGGCGCGGAGCGCCCGCGTAGCCCGTGGACACGATCTGGTCGTTGTTGACGATGACCGCCCCGTAGTGCCGGCGCAGGCAGGTGCTGCGCCGCGCCACCTCCTTGGCGATGTTGAGGTAGTACTGCGGCTTGGAGATCCGACTCTTGGCTTTCATATCGACGCGTCCCTGACCATGCTACCATTTTTGATAAACTCCCTTTATGAAGGTGGAAACCCTCATCCGCGAGGCCCTGCGCGAAGACCTGGGCCGGCTCGGAGACGTGACCACCAAGCTCTTCGTCCCCGCCCGCACGCGCTGGCACGGCTCGGTGCGCGCCCGCCAAGCCGGAGTCATCTGCGGCACGCGCATCGCGGCCCAGGTCTTCCGCGCCTGCGACCCAGGCTGCAAGGTCCGGGTCCTGGTCCGGGACGGCGGAAGGGTGCGGCCCGGCCAGGCCGTGCTCGCGGTCTCCGGAGGCCGGGGCCTGCTCACCGCCGAGCGCACGGCCCTCAATTTCCTGCAGCGCCTCTCCGGAGTGGCCACCGCGACTTCCGCCTATGTTGCCGCGGTGCGCGGCACCAAAGCCGCGATACTCGACACCCGCAAGACCTTGCCCGGCTGGCGGGCGCTGGAAAAATACGCCGTGCGCTGCGGCGGCGGCCGCAACCACCGCATGGGCCTCTATGACGCGGTCATGGTCAAGGACAACCACTGGCTCAAGCCCGAAGCCTTCGGCGAGGCGGTGCGGCGCCTGCGCCGCCGCCACCCCAGCCTGCCCCTGATCATGGAGGCCGACGACCTAAGACAGGTCCGACGCGGCCTGGAGTTCGGCGCCGACGTCATCCTGCTCGACAACATGCCCCGGCCGCGCCTGCGCCGGGCCATCCGATTCATCCGCAAGACCTCGCCGAAGACGCTCATCGAGGTCTCGGGGGGAGTCGGCCTCAAGGGCCTGCGCCCCTTGGCCCGGCTGGGGCCGGACCGCATCTCGGTCGGCCGCATCACGCACAGCGCACCGGCCCTGGACCTGGGCCTGGACCTCGCTTAAGGAGACACCCGATGCCTACGGACCTGCCCGGGATCACCCAGTTGCTGCGCTTGAGCTCCACGGACTCCACCCAAGCCGTGGCCCGTTTCCTGGCCGAGCAAGGCGCCCCGGATCGGACGGTGGTCTGGGCCGACCGGCAGACCGCGGGCCGGGGACGCATGAAGCGGCGCTGGACCTCCCGCGCGGGCGGGCTCTATTTCTCCCTCATCCTGCGGCCGTCCTTCCCCCCCTCGCGCTTGGCGGACTTCAGCCTGGCCACGGCCGGGGCCGCGGCCGAGGCGCTCGCCGTCGCCGGGATATCCTGCGCGGTCAAGCCTCCCAACGATGTCATCGGCTCGCGGGGCAAGCGCTCCGGCAAGGTCTGCGGCATATTGGCCGAAGCTTCCGGCGGCTCGCGCAGCGTGGATTGGGTGGCCCTGGGCGTGGGCATCAACGTCAACAACTCCGTATCCGGGGTCAAAGGAGCCGCAAGCCTCAAGGGACTCACCGGCCGCGCCTGGGAGCCGGCCGAGGTCCTGCGCTCGTTCCTCAAAAGCTTTGCCGACGCCTATCGCGATTTCCGGTGAAGCGGAACCTATTTATCGTATAATACATCGAGAGATTCTTTTATGCCGACGGAGACAGCCATGACCGAGACCTTTCTGACCCGCGCCGGGTACGAGAAGCTGCGCCACGACATCGAGGACCTCAAGAAACGCAAGACCCAGCTCTCCCTCGACATCGCCGAGGCCCG encodes the following:
- the nadC gene encoding carboxylating nicotinate-nucleotide diphosphorylase → MKVETLIREALREDLGRLGDVTTKLFVPARTRWHGSVRARQAGVICGTRIAAQVFRACDPGCKVRVLVRDGGRVRPGQAVLAVSGGRGLLTAERTALNFLQRLSGVATATSAYVAAVRGTKAAILDTRKTLPGWRALEKYAVRCGGGRNHRMGLYDAVMVKDNHWLKPEAFGEAVRRLRRRHPSLPLIMEADDLRQVRRGLEFGADVILLDNMPRPRLRRAIRFIRKTSPKTLIEVSGGVGLKGLRPLARLGPDRISVGRITHSAPALDLGLDLA
- a CDS encoding biotin--[acetyl-CoA-carboxylase] ligase, with protein sequence MPTDLPGITQLLRLSSTDSTQAVARFLAEQGAPDRTVVWADRQTAGRGRMKRRWTSRAGGLYFSLILRPSFPPSRLADFSLATAGAAAEALAVAGISCAVKPPNDVIGSRGKRSGKVCGILAEASGGSRSVDWVALGVGINVNNSVSGVKGAASLKGLTGRAWEPAEVLRSFLKSFADAYRDFR